One region of Vitis vinifera cultivar Pinot Noir 40024 chromosome 1, ASM3070453v1 genomic DNA includes:
- the LOC100243082 gene encoding ADP-ribosylation factor 2, which produces MGLTFTKLFSRLFAKKEMRILMVGLDAAGKTTILYKLKLGEIVTTIPTIGFNVETVEYKNISFTVWDVGGQDKIRPLWRHYFQNTQGLIFVVDSNDRDRVVEARDELHRMLNEDELREAVLLVFANKQDLPNAMNAAEITDKLGLHSLRQRHWYIQSTCATSGEGLYEGLDWLSNNIANKA; this is translated from the exons ATGGGGCTGACGTTCACCAAGCTGTTCAGTCGGCTTTTCGCCAAGAAAGAGATGCGCATTCTGATGGTGGGTCTTGATGCTGCCGGTAAGACAACCATCCTGTATAAGCTCAAGCTTGGAGAGATCGTGACGACAATTCCTACCATTG GATTCAATGTGGAGACCGTGGAATACAAGAACATTAGCTTCACCGTGTGGGATGTCGGGGGTCAGGATAAG ATTCGTCCATTGTGGAGGCACTACTTCCAAAACACTCAGGGTCTTATATTTGTGGTGGATAGCAATGACAGAGATCGAGTTGTCGAGGCCAGGGATGAGTTGCACAGGATGCTGAATGAG GATGAGCTCCGTGAGGCTGTGCTGCTTGTATTTGCTAACAAACAAGATCTCCCTAATGCTATGAATGCTGCCGAGATAACTGATAAGCTTGGCCTCCACTCTCTCCGGCAGCGTCACTG GTACATCCAGAGCACCTGTGCAACCTCTGGTGAAGGGCTTTACGAGGGATTGGATTGGCTCTCCAACAATATTGCTAACAAG GCTTGA